Part of the Funiculus sociatus GB2-C1 genome is shown below.
ATCGGATACGGAAGGTCAAGCATCTATCCCTCCATGATTTGTTGTCCAAGAGTCAGAAAAGCTTCTTCTACACCTAAACCTGTTTTTGCACTTCCTTTAATTACTGTCCAGTTCCTTTCTGCTAGTTCATCCATTGAGCTATCGTCAATATCCCATTCGTCTTTTAAATCCCATTTGTTGAGGACAAGGATAAAAGGAACTGTCCCGATAGTATCTTCTACCCGTTTTTGGAGGTTAAAGGCTTTATCAAGGGTAGTACGACGGGTTCCATCTACTACTACAAGATAACCGGATGAGCCGCGCAAATAAGACATTCGCACCTTTTGAAATTCGTCTTCTCCATAGAGATCCCAGAGAATGAAATTTATTTCCTTTTCTCCGACTTTTACTAATTTTTTATCAATTTTCACGCCTACGGTAGTTTGGTAAATATCTGAGTAAATGCTGTGGACAAAACGGGCGACGAGGCTGGTTTTTCCTGTAGCGAAGGCACCCACCATGCAAATTTTTTTCTGGATCATGGTTAGTTAATCCCTCGGTTGGGGAGATCGGTTATAATTACTTTGAAAGAGACGCGGCGGTTCAATGCTTGATTCGGATCTGTAGAACTATTGGCTAAAGGTTGACTTGAACCGACACCTATATTTTTCAGGTTGAC
Proteins encoded:
- a CDS encoding Rab family GTPase, with product MIQKKICMVGAFATGKTSLVARFVHSIYSDIYQTTVGVKIDKKLVKVGEKEINFILWDLYGEDEFQKVRMSYLRGSSGYLVVVDGTRRTTLDKAFNLQKRVEDTIGTVPFILVLNKWDLKDEWDIDDSSMDELAERNWTVIKGSAKTGLGVEEAFLTLGQQIMEG